The sequence below is a genomic window from Monodelphis domestica isolate mMonDom1 chromosome 2, mMonDom1.pri, whole genome shotgun sequence.
agatgagaaaaatataatagacTTAGTTAGAGTCATAGTTGTAGTTCCTCCCAGCTCTATTGCTAATTTTTATTGTGAGTAAGTTCCTTACTTTCTCTGTTCAGGTTCTCATCTGTAAGAAAAGCAGATTAGACTAGATTTATTCTAATATTCCAATTCTAACATTCTTCAGACTTTTTTGtgcaagacaaaaaaaaaatattgtcaatCCCTTTATAATGACAACTCTCTTTGTAAAATGTGAGGCATCTAGGATAAGAGAGTATGTTCCAAATGAGTatctagcaaaggagattgagaaagagCAGTCAGATAAGCAGGAAGAGAACTGGGAAAGAATagtgtcccaaaaacctagagagaagaaaatatcaaggaagagggagaaatcaACTATGTCCAAGGCTACTTACAGAGAGGTCAAAAAGAATTAGGGTAGAGACAAacaaaaggccattagatttggcaaccAAGAAGTCACTGGTAAATTTGGAGAAAGAAGTTTTGTTAGACTGTTAAGGCTGAAAGCTTAATTGTAAGGAGTTAAGAagagtaaaaagagagaaagtggagtCATATATTGTAAGTGGCCTTTTTGAggagtttaattacaaaggaCAGAAGAAGACATAGGAAGATAGGGACTGGAAGGATCAAGTAAGGGTTTTTTCAGGGTAGGAAGGGACATTGGCTTGTTTATAGATACAGGGGAATAATCTGTGATGGAATAGGATCTTTTGAATAGGAGTAAGATCAGTACATCATATAAGACCTGAATGAAGTTGAAGCTAGTGACAAAAGGCATCTTGAGTAATAGGAAATGATATTTCCTCTGCAGAAGTACATTTCTCTTCCAACTTTAGTAGCCTGTTATTTTATTCTGGGGGGAAAACCTCTTCCTATAAAGTTAATAAGTATGCTAGCTATTAACATAGCATTGACTGATGTGGATTTTCTGGAGTGTGTAACATTATTTCTAGATTTATAACTTAATGGTTATGCATCCTGATGTGAtcagaacaacaaaaaattcatGTAGATATACAAAGATTggtagaacatttattaagtaccatgCACTGTGCTGATCTGGAGCAtagaaatataagaaatcaagaaagttCCTGCTCTCCAGCAGCTTACATTATAATGATGAAAGACACACAAATGGAAGAATAACATAATTTGGTATTGAGTGCATCTATAAAGAGACCAATGTTAGTAGATTATGTGATCATGGGTGTATAGTTGTAGCAGACCTTAAAGTTTATCAAGTcaaactcctttaatttttcagatgaagaaactgagacacagagaggttaagtgctAAACCAAGATTCAAACTTACATTCtatgactccaaacccagcatactttttacaacagaagGGTCCCTATATCTGTAGAAAACATGTTCCTAGACCTACCATGGGACACTGAATCCTTGGATATAAGCAAATACCTGATGATCTCATGTAACACGATTTtcttgtacatacatatatataataaggttttaaaaaatataaatgtttaattgTTAACCACAATAGGACATTATTAAcactaaatataataataaagtagTACTGGGCATCCCAacccaccaccaaaaaaaaaacttccaaaaaaGCAGAGCTGACAATGTAGGGAGACCTCCTCATGGACAGGGTGCTgctctgaactcaggtcctagcCTCCATGTGTCCATGAAATGTGTGCCAACCCCTTCCCTAATCCAGTAGCAaccctctccctgcctccctccttcctctggaAACCAGGGGTAAAGGAAACCATAGAAAATGAAAGTAAGGATAAAGGGACTAGGAACTACTACTGTAGGGTACTGCCTctgaaaatttcaaagattttgaaaattttttttgtttgtttagttttgGGTGAGAGGGAGTCACcccccaaaaataaaaacaacccccccccccaaaaaaaaaccaccacACACCACTTCAGAGCAGCGAATTTGGTAGAACTGCTTAATAAATCCAGGTTTATCTTCTACCTAGAGTAGATGGACTGTATAAGAAGACAATTGTACTTCCTACAGTACCCAGAATCAGTGGTATATtataataaaagaaggaaatataggtTTTTCCTAAAGGAAAAACACAACTTCTCAACAAACTGTAGATTCCCTTGTTTCTGCCATTAGCTTAGTAAAAGTTCATTCTTCCTTCTGGCAAGAATGGCATTACATATTAGCACACCTGTCTCTAAAAGGCTAGAGCTTTTACCTTTTGGGCTGTTTCCTTGGCAGAAAAATGTTGCTTCTAGCAACCCACCTCATTCCCTACTCCCACTCCCACCTCATCCTAGTTTTCCTGGTAGCTAAGTAATATGAATAGCAAATAACTACATAGAGTGggcctctttttccttatttgatTCATACTGTACATTTTTCAAGTTTATATAACTAGGGGCTTCCCCAAATTTCTCTGGTGAATGAGAAGCTAAACTGTGGCCTTTCACCTACCTGGAAGATTTTTAAATGTCTACCCATATAGAAATTATTCAACACTGTAATGAACTGCTTTATAATGAGTCATTTTCCTAGCTGAGGGAGAATGGGAATCCTTTAAGGGGATTTCACTTACAGAACTCTCAACAGAATAGCCCTGACTTAACCTAATTGTTGAGTATATTAGTTCTGAAGGGTAGGTGTTTGCTTCCTTTACCCCCTCCAGTAAAGAGAATCTTCTTTTTGCTAACACTTCCAAGAGCctagatgtcttttttttttttttaatgtggaggAGCAGACTTTGACTGGGTTACTTTGTTCTGTAGGTGGTTTTTTGGCAAAATCCCCAGAGCAAAAGCAGAAGAAATGCTTGGCAAACAGCGACATGATGGTGCCTTTCTTATCCGGGAGAGTGAGAGTGCACCTGGGgacttctccctctctgtcaaGTGAGtctttctctacttctctctTGCCCATCTCTAAACTAACTTAATTGTGATACTTGCAGAGgccagttttttattttatagcctGGCAAATGCAGAACCTCTACTGTTTTGGAATCATGAAAAGTAAAACTctgaagacaaaaatggaaaataaatgttggaggagcttTGGGAAAATAAGCACATTTTTGtgtgctgttggagttgtgaattaggaCAGCTATTTTGGAAATCTTTGGATTTGGAACTTTGGAACTTTGTGCACAAAAAGTCAGTAAATGTGAATGCCCTTTGACTCActgataccactattaggtctttccctaaagaaatcaaagcgGAAATGgcctgtatgtacaaaaatactgatagcaggtctttttgtagtggcaaagaaaaagaaagggggtgCCCATctgttgaggaatggctgaacaaatcctggtttatgaatataatggaatacttttcTGCTGAAAGGGGAAGTAAAAAAAGatatggcttcagaaaaacctaagAAGACATGAACTGTTGCAttatgaagtaagcagaatcaggaaacaatttatataacaatggtttttttatttatatttgtgtgtgtatatatatacatatatgcatatatgaatgtacacacatatctctctctctctctctatatatatatatagatatatagatatagctaaaacaactgaaagacttaagaactttgaTTAACATAGACCAACTGTGATTTCAGGAGACCAATGATGAAGAATGTTACCAGTTTCCTATCAGAGAGATGATTTAGAatacagaatgaaatatttttttttttatcatggccaaatgattttgttttgcttggctatatttgttataagggttgttttttgttttttaacgtTTCTCCCTACCCAACTTGAAGGAGAAAATTGGGAGGGaagaacaaataatttttttgttaattgcaaaaaaataaaatctgagcTAGTAGAATCCTGGGtgattctcattttcttcctctgtgaaatggaaaACAAGAAACAGAAGAGAGTGAATAGGCTGCATGACGTCTGATGTTTTCATTGCATTTAAGAGTCCAGTTATTTTTATGATCTTCAGTATGCCATTTAGGCTCGTCTATGAACTTATATTTCTGCCTATTGGTGGCAATTCTTATTGAAGATATAGAAGAGGTACCGAATGATCCTTTCCTTATTCTCCATATATTCTACACTCAATAGCCAGGTTAATGaccatataaaacattttttttcctaagcaTTGGATTGCCACTGTGCTCTGATGTTTTGGCAACTCAGTGCTGCCACCTAATGGGTCGTTTTTATGGAGGGCTATTTGAGGGAAAATAGCCATGGAGATaatattaaagacaaaaatatttttttatccttttggcTGTCATTAGGAGGCAGACCCTTGGTAACTGAGACTTCGGCCTTTGCCAGTCTAAACTAAAATGCTTAAAGGGATATGAACAACCATTTTGGAATTATAATGGTACTTAATTTCTATGGTTCCtgcatctgtttttttttcccctttccagttTCCCTGAAGTTCATTTACTCCaagtagaaaggaaaatcagaaatTGCTAAAAGTGGACTGTTAACTTATTATTCAGAGTATCAACCATTTTATTGAagaatttttctgcttttaacTCATATTTGCTTATTATTCAGTGAAGTTCTATGTTATGGAACTAAGATTTGATAAGGGAGAttgatattttccccatttacctAGCAGATTTGAAATCGATAGTCTTATTCCTTGCCTTAGGCAAAAACAATCCTTGATATCTGTAGGCAAATGTTTTCTATAATGGTATCAAAATTTCTAGTTTCCTTATATCTGAGAGgaattcttcatgtgtgtttaAACTCAGGAAATATGCTAATCATGACAGACTCAGAACCTCTAGGTGTATGCCATTAACATTGACAACTAATACAGTTGAATACCATGTTCTTCCTAAGAGGTGCATCTCATCATTCCATCCCTTGTTTTTTGAGCCAAACTACAAGTATATATGATTCTTTAGCTTGGGAGAAAGGTGATTGGCTCTCTTTCTTACTAAACTTCTTTTTGTAATAATAAATGTCCTGCCTAAACTAGGAGAAGGAACTCTTTGACTTCCTAACATATATTATCTGGTCTTCCCTAGGTTTGGAAATGATGTGCAGCATTTCAAAGTGCTCCGAGATGGAGCTGGAAAGTATTTCCTTTGGGTTGTAAAGTTCAATTCTTTAAACGAGCTGGTAGATTATCACAGATCCACCTCTGTTTCCAGAAACCAGCAGATATTCTTGCGGGACATAGAACAGGTGCCACAGGTAAGTCCATAAGGAAGAAAGCATCACTACTATCTAAAACACCAAGTCTTGCCTCATCAAATTAGTGAAGGAGAAAAAGGCCTTGTGATGTTGACTCAACATTCATTCTTTTCTGTATTTTGGGGTTACATTAAAAATgtgtatgaaataaaatattctaccTTTCTGGAGATTTAAAAATTAGGCATGTCACAGgaaaaatttcaccttttttttttcagtatatgtTTTCCTTGAAGACCTATCTTTACAATTTTTTCCCTAAGAATACTAGTAAACAGGGGAccgctgggtaactcagtggattgagagccaggcctagagacgggaggtcctaggtccaaatttgacctcagacacttcccagctatgtgaccctgaacaagtcacttaacccccattgccttaaaaaaaaaaaaagaatactaatatataggaggcagctgggtggctcagtggattgggaaataggactagagatgggaggtcctgggttcaaatttggcctcagacacttcctagctgtgtgaccattggcaaatttttatcattttatttattttaatcccatttcctagtctgtaccactcttctgctctggaactaatatacagtattgattctaagatagatggtaaggtttttaaaaaattttagaagaaaaaataatagtatataggagcagctagatgactaTTGCATATTGAAGATCACAAAAAGATCCAGGCCTGGAATCTAAAGGATctgattcaaatcttgccttagacacttcctatgtgaccctgagcaagtcacttagccccaatcaCCTgatctttaccactcttctgccttggaaccaatatgtaatattaattctaagacagaaagtaaggatttaataaaataaataagtaaaaaagaatatacaGCCAGAGCACTACTTAGGGGGAAATGTATAACTCTAAATACTTACATCAGTAAAAGATAGAAAGAACAAATGATTGAATTgttcatacaactaaaaaaaattgggagaaaaaaattttaagctctCAACTAAACACCAAAAttaaaatcctgaaaatcaaaggaaagagagaagtaaaccaaattaccaatatccagaatgaaaaaaatgatttcaCAACCAACGAAGATGAAATAGAAACCATTGTGAGGACCTATTTTGACCAGCCTTTATGCTAACaaaactgacaatctaaatgaaGTGAATGAGTGTTTACAAAAATTACATCACCTAGATTAATagaacaagaaatagaatacttaaatgacCCTAACTTGGCAGGGGGATTGAACAAGTTGTAAATAAACTTCctcatgaggggaaaaaaaaccccaagaccAGATAGGTGTACAAATTAATTCTACAacgcatttaaagaacaattaattctaatactacataataaaatgtttagaaaaaaatagGTAGAGACAGAGTCCCACAAAATTTCTTCTAATACACAAATATAGTCTTGTCTTAATGAATATTAATCCAAAAAttctaattatcatttttaatatgataCATTATGATCAGACTTTatctataccaggaatgcagggctcaTTCAATATTAGAGGAGCTATAAAAACAagtgaccatattaataacaaaaaaataaaaatcatgattatttcaatagatacagaaaaaagttgacaaaatacaacaaccCATTCTTGCTAAAAAcatgaaagcataggaataaatggaactttccttaaaattataagtaTTTTCTAGAAACAAGATCAAGCATTATCCATAATAAGAATAAACCTGAAGCCTTTCTAGTAAGATCAAGGATGAAGCAAGAATGTTGTCCATTATTGTTCTTACTAATATCATACTAGAAATGCCAGCTGTAGTAGCactaataagaataaataaattgaaggtataaaCATAGGCAACAACCCCACTTTAAAACCTCTTAGACTCTTACTTGCAGATCTGCCTTGATAAAGAATTCCCTACACCAATGGAATCATGGGTTtgatcctttccttctctccatatcagaaaaaggagGCAAGTAGAGGCTCTCACTGCCAAATTTCCTCCTGTTGAAAGCACAGAAGGAAGAAGCTCAGGTGATGCTTTTGAAGGGTAGGGGAAAGAAATAGTAACTTCCTTCAATTCCTAACACTTTTTTCCTTATCATACTTAGTATTATAGTAATGGCACACTATTCCTCCACTCTTATCATTATTACCCACCTTTCTGACAGACCTAGTATGTATAAGAACTTGTAGATGATGTAAATTATAGAAaggaaaatcttttattttaagcAATGCCTTAACTgctcttttccattcttcttgcaAAAGCTAGGCCTTAATGTTTCCAACATATGGGCACATTCCACCTGATATCATTAATTGATTCTATAAAAAAAGATGACATTAAATGAAACAATTGTAGTaggcagaaaagaaatattaaatttgcCTTTCAGGTAATCATTTGGACACTATTAAATCAAGAAATTTGCTATATATACAAGGGAACTTGGTTAGAATGTTACTATCATTATTGTTATCTAGGCCAACAGTATGTAGAGTATGACAAGCCTGAAATGATGCTGGTGACCTGTTAACAATCTGAACTgttgaaaaataataaaccaagaCCATTTGTTACATAGATTTCAGATCTCTCAACAATGTAGCAAGTGAACaactgaattctttctttcctttttagcaACCAACATATGTCCAGGCCCTCTTTGACTTTGACCCCCAGGAAGATGGAGAGCTGGGCTTCCGTCGGGGAGATTTCATACAGGTCCTCGATAACTCAGACCCCAACTGGTGGAAGGGAGCCTGCCATGGGCAGACTGGCATGTTTCCGCGTAACTACGTCACCCCAGTGAACCGGAGCATCTAAGAAtcaataagaaattatttaaggaaacaagaaaattttaaaacatacacacatacaaaagtAAAATCCACATGCTGCATCTTACAGCAGCCAGTGAGGGAGCTCTGAGCATCTGGCCATAACACCTAAGTCACCTTAGGGTGACCCTCTCTCATTCTGGATGGAACTTTGGTGAGGGAGGGGTGGGAAAGGGAGTTGGATATAAAATGCCAAAACTTACCTTTAAAttaagaaaagataatttttattacagatTTTCGCAGGTGTTCCTATTACCCTTCCTTTATcccttatttttcccctttctttctcttctgtccatCAGTGCATGACATTAAATGACACACCTAATCTTAACTGATGCAGATAATAAAAGATAAGAAACCAAGTAGACTGGTATTTTCTCTATGCAAAATGTCGGTTTTAGATAGAATGAGCAATTTGAAAGAATATGCTTTATGTCCTTTTCTtaccaaaaaaaaggggggggctcCTGAAATGTTCAGAATTCATATCTTTTTGCTCTGAGAGTAAAAGTATTTGTGGGTTTGGGAAAACCTTGTATTTGTCAGTTTGGGAGCAAAATAGAATGAATGGAAGATATTTGCTAATATGTAGGCCATCTTGCAAAATTCTAAATAGCAGAAgcttgggtttgggtttttgttttttttttgtttttcaaaccaTGTTCTTTTCTAAATGGTGTATtgttgaacattttttttcatagtgccttttccattattttcagGGGGTTTTTGCTGTAATTTTTTAGATAAAGACAGTCCAGAACTTTTC
It includes:
- the GRB2 gene encoding growth factor receptor-bound protein 2 — encoded protein: MEAIAKYDFKATADDELSFKRGDILKVLNEECDQNWYKAELNGKDGFIPKNYIEMKPHPWFFGKIPRAKAEEMLGKQRHDGAFLIRESESAPGDFSLSVKFGNDVQHFKVLRDGAGKYFLWVVKFNSLNELVDYHRSTSVSRNQQIFLRDIEQVPQQPTYVQALFDFDPQEDGELGFRRGDFIQVLDNSDPNWWKGACHGQTGMFPRNYVTPVNRSI